From the Candidatus Amarolinea dominans genome, one window contains:
- the asnB gene encoding asparagine synthase (glutamine-hydrolyzing), whose protein sequence is MLAAYRQWGQKCVSRFNGMWAFALWDNEQRQLFCSRDHFGIKPFYYHRTTTRFVFASEIKAIQTYTPREMQPNWSVLSDFLVYGLVDHSRHTFFRDVDELPPAHSMIMTADSTQAHQYWHLDPVPTSGRGATADEVATLGALLADSVRIRLRSDVPVGTCLSGGMDSTTIAVLMDEIRQDAAGTALTPQRSYTACYDDARYDERRYVKTLVGTRAVKPTYTYPDGAGLLADLESLVWHQEMPFQSTSMYAQYCVMRAARQDGTTVLLDGQGADEILAGYPSYLGAYSASLLRAGQWARWAKEVRAYPVQPPATLPATFRAALTYLLPQRIAQAWLRRARPLPAFVAPDLSRLASAYRAGEDASLDDPLATTLYRAVMRQGLQCLLRYEDRNSMAFSIEARLPFLDQRVVEFALRLPAGAKIEGGWTKAILRKAMAGRLPDEIRLRREKMGFPTPEAAWLQQGSRQWRREIMTQERIRQQGVLNWPEVDRWLAALEENVPGGGESELWRCISVTLWLDRFFASNGIRGNMGSNDSGT, encoded by the coding sequence ATGCTCGCCGCATACCGACAGTGGGGCCAGAAGTGCGTGTCGCGTTTCAACGGCATGTGGGCGTTTGCGCTTTGGGACAATGAGCAGCGCCAACTGTTTTGCAGCAGGGATCATTTCGGGATCAAGCCGTTCTATTACCATCGGACTACGACCCGATTTGTGTTCGCCTCTGAGATCAAGGCCATTCAGACATATACTCCGAGGGAGATGCAGCCAAACTGGTCCGTCCTAAGCGATTTCCTGGTCTATGGTCTGGTGGATCATTCACGTCACACTTTTTTCAGGGATGTAGACGAACTGCCGCCAGCCCATTCCATGATTATGACCGCCGATTCAACCCAGGCCCATCAGTACTGGCATCTTGATCCGGTGCCGACCAGCGGCCGGGGAGCCACTGCGGATGAGGTGGCGACTCTCGGCGCGCTGCTAGCCGATTCAGTCCGCATCCGCCTTCGGAGCGATGTACCGGTCGGCACGTGCCTCAGCGGCGGCATGGACTCGACGACGATCGCAGTCCTGATGGACGAGATTCGGCAAGATGCCGCTGGAACGGCATTAACCCCACAGCGCAGCTATACTGCGTGCTACGATGATGCGCGTTACGACGAGCGGCGCTATGTCAAGACACTGGTTGGCACTCGTGCCGTCAAGCCAACCTACACTTATCCCGATGGCGCCGGATTGTTGGCTGATCTGGAGTCTCTGGTCTGGCATCAGGAGATGCCGTTTCAGTCTACCAGCATGTACGCCCAGTACTGCGTCATGCGAGCTGCTCGCCAGGATGGCACGACGGTTCTGCTGGATGGGCAAGGCGCCGACGAAATTCTTGCAGGCTATCCGAGCTACCTGGGGGCATACTCCGCCAGCTTGTTGCGGGCTGGACAATGGGCGCGTTGGGCCAAGGAAGTTAGAGCATACCCGGTGCAGCCACCGGCCACGCTGCCGGCCACTTTTCGTGCTGCGCTGACATATCTGCTGCCCCAGCGAATTGCTCAAGCCTGGTTGCGCCGCGCTCGCCCCCTCCCTGCATTTGTCGCTCCTGATTTGAGCCGATTGGCATCAGCGTACCGCGCAGGCGAGGATGCCTCGCTCGATGATCCGCTGGCGACAACGCTGTACCGCGCGGTCATGCGGCAGGGCCTTCAGTGTTTGCTTCGCTATGAAGACCGCAACTCGATGGCCTTTTCCATCGAGGCACGGTTGCCGTTCCTCGACCAGCGCGTCGTCGAGTTTGCTCTGAGGCTGCCGGCTGGAGCAAAGATCGAGGGCGGCTGGACGAAAGCCATTCTTCGTAAGGCGATGGCTGGTCGTCTGCCCGACGAGATCCGACTGCGACGGGAGAAGATGGGTTTTCCGACCCCCGAAGCAGCGTGGCTCCAACAAGGCAGCCGGCAGTGGCGTCGGGAAATCATGACGCAAGAGCGCATCCGCCAACAGGGCGTGCTGAACTGGCCAGAGGTTGATCGGTGGCTGGCAGCCCTTGAGGAAAATGTTCCAGGCGGAGGAGAGAGCGAGCTATGGCGTTGCATCAGTGTTACCTTGTGGCTCGACCGATTTTTTGCGTCCAACGGCATTCGCGGAAACATGGGGTCTAATGACTCAGGTACATGA